TATATTGAAGGATAGGAAATTCACTAGCTAGGTAGGCTACATGGCAAACTCTAGAAGATATACAGTTGTTTATAATGGCACCCTAGCACTTTTCTTAAATATTGCAATGTCTTTCTCACCACACGTTGTTTTTGGATAATCAGCATTGCAGAACaaattgtatttttgtaaacttaagtttgacacattggtgcgtctgacttccaggttaagcgagcagtgtgtcaagaagcagtgcggcttggcagggttgtgtttcatgggatgcatggctctcgaacttcgcctctcccgagtccgtaggggagttacagcgatgggacaagactaactaccaattgaatatcacaaaattggggagaaaaaggggtaaaaactACAACAAAAAACGTACGTTTACAATTGTTatttagaaaataaagacaaatgaCATGGACCAAATTATTAGCACCCCAGATCTAGTacttggttgcacagcctttgacCAAGATAACTGCAGACGAACACTTCTTGTAGCCATCAATGAGCTTGCTGCACCTTTATCCTGGAAATTTGGCACACTCTTCAGCAGCAAACTGCTCTAATTCTTCAATGTTTGAGGGGTGCCCTCTATGGAGCAATTTCAGTGCCAACAAAAATTATCATTTGAATTCTATCATTTTGAATTGGGATTCGGATATtgaatttaatatttttttaattttaatgcAGATATTAATCATTTAATTCATAAATTCAACTTGAATTTCATGAAATCTGAATTGAGTTAACATACAGCATtcagtaaaatatttttttattgaatattcaaattcgataTTTATATATTCAGTTTCAATATGATAGATATTTCATTAATTGTCTATCAAGTTTACAAACAATAATTTCAAGTTTATGAAAATGTCATATTCAACTTCTTAGATGCATTTACATTTAGTTTTTAAATTCAGTTCTCtaaattcagattcaaaaccagAGACATCCAGGTACTTTGCCAGCCAGTAAAAGTAAAGAACAGAAAGAATCAAACGCTCTCTGTAGTAAACAAGCTTTTGGCGGTTTCTGAAGCCAATGTGGCATGTTGAATTTATTTACTTCCTATGAATTTGGCTCTAGCGTTTGAACCGTTTTGGCtataaactattatgaccccattCCTGAAATATGGACATGTCTTTGGTTCCCCTCTATGACGATCACATGCTGCATTAGAAGGGAGTGACACAAAAAAGTGGCTCCCATAAGTAAACATTGCCCCGTCACAGCCCTTCTAAGCACAGCCTTTCCACTCCCTATTTAATCTTGCTCTTATGACTGACTGGGTTAGAACCAGGTCTCCTGCATATCACAAGACTGTGTTAGTCCACTTAACTAAAGCCCATAGGGATTAGTTCAggaagctaacacaagtcttcaagtctccagcaaggttactcatcaaaaGAGAGTGGTTCATCGAACCACCTCGGTTAAATTTCACCCCCCTTTGACCTCATACTCAGAGATCACGGCACCAATTTAACTGATTGGGGTTCATATCAGGCCTCCTGCACAAGACCACTTTCTGTGGCAAACAGAAACAGAATGATCTGTGCAACCCATTTAATGAGAGTGCAACAGACGTGGTTTGGTGATCCATGCATGTGATGAGCAACCTGGCTGAAGACGTGTTAAGTTTAACCCAGGGCTCCACTTTTGTGACAAGTCACTTATCACATAAGCGTGGTCACCAAACCACCTGTTAGACTTCACCCTCATTTTACCTCCCCCTTGAAGACTCATCCAAGTCACAGGaccaatgcctaggctttagctcaacaggctaacacagtcttaacCCATTGTCACGTTGACCTTATCATGAGTTCCTTTTCCAATTATAATGTGGGAAGGTAAAAATTATTTCaaaattatatttattttaaaatgttgataactTCTCCCTGCCATTCTCCTGATGATAAGACATGTGAAAAATGTTTTGCTAACATATGATGAGGATCCCTGGTGGGCCGGTTTGCCTGGGCGGGGATCCCTGGGCAAGTAAAGGTTGAAGACCCCAGGTCTACAGTGATGGTGCACATCCTAACCTGTCAAGCCTGCTCAAAACAGTCAGAATGGAAAGGAATAAACCAGAGAGAATTCTGATTGAATTGAATGGGTTCGAATTCTGGGACTCAAAAACCGGCATATGTTTCCCGAGGCTGAATATGAtgaagagggtaaaggggtaTGAAGATAGTTCTATAAACCCAACCCCTGACAGCCTACCATTCCAGTCAGCACTCTCTCTACTTGCACCAGCTAGGTCGCCATGTCCATTTACAGTGCCAGGACTGTGTTGGTGTCCGTGAAACTGTCGCTTTGCTCTTCTGCCATGTTGATGTCCAGAAAAGAGGTCACCATTGCCCTCTTCCCTGAaccttcctcctctttcctgtGTTCAGATAAGAGAGGAACCGAGCAACGAGCTCTCAACCACCAACAGGCTTTGCTCACCCAGGCACCTGTCCAGAGCTTCCTGAATTCTTAATTGCTGTTCTTTGGTTCACCACTGCACCAATACAAATTCATAAGGATGTTTAAAATCTTCACCTGCAATAAGTTCTACATTATCAATCCACTCTGGACCAAGCATCAAGCCAGTTGAACTGAAAACACGACCACTACACACAGAGAGGGTAGCGTTCAATGTGGAAAACATCCAAAATGTTAAAAACGCATGGACCCAGTGTTCATATGAAAACCTCAGTAGTGTGGAGCCATTCCCCTTACaactagggccaggagtttttccttggTCTTGTCACGTGgtgaggaaaaactcctggcactGCCTATCATTACACCGGGTGGAGAAgtgtgaagttgcccctagatgctgatgttggtcagtttagcatttttttCCACAAGTGgtaaaggttaggattgggggagaggaagctgatcctagatctgtatctAGTCGGAACTTCACCCTGGAACACTCAGGGCAGCACCACGTCCTGTGGCCTGCCGCCAGTGTGGACGAGGAGATGCTTTTTCATGTGGCCGGACTGGGTGAAGCACTTCCCGCAGTAGATGCAATGAAATGGTTTCTCTCCGGTGTGCACCCTCTCATGCATCTTCAGCTGGTGTCTGTGGGAGAAGCGCTTGGTGCAGTGGCTGCAGCCGTACGGTTTCTCCCCCGTGTGGACCCGCATGTGCCTCCGCAGGTGCGCCGGCTGAGGGAAGGGCTTTCCACAGAGGCTGCAACGGAGCTGCCTCTTGTTGGAGTGAGACGTCAGCTGTTGTGGCTGCATTTCTATGCCTTTCGGTGAAGAAGTGGCGCTTATGTTGAAATTTGGGAAGGGAGCTGCCTTCCCTCTTTGGGGAACCTGGAGGAGAGTAACACTTGGGGATGAAAAGCTGTTTAGGGAGGGCAGTCTGTTGAAATCTGGCATCTTGGACCTTGATCCTACAGTTGTGCCTTGCTCCGCATGTTGAGTGTCAGGGGGACACTTTGTCTGTCCAGACTCcattccccctcttcctctgttGTCCACAAGCTGCCTGCTGTCTGAACAGACCTCTCCAGATGTCGCCTCTTGGCCAGTTATGCTCCATTCTGAACTCATATCTGCCTCCACTTTAATGGGAACTGAGTCCACCATCACCACATCAGGCAGCCAGTCCAGAGAGCCTGAAGCAGACATGCAGACCCCAGAGTTAccagacacccctctcctctctggatGTCCAGACAGCCTCTTGGAGTCTGGTCCTGCATTGTGAGGAGCATTCACAGTTGGGTTGTCAGTGTCTTGGTTCTCTGTCCATTGGGACAGACTGTATGATATGGGTTGATGGTCAGTTTCCCAGGTCACACCCTCAGCAACCTGATGGTCCTGTCTTGCTCTGTTGTATTGTGATGCTGGATGCTGGAACGTCTGGTTTCCAGGTTCTATATTGAGTGAGGTGTCTGGAGCTCTGTGTCTGTTGCCCTGCTGGTCCAGAAGGTCTGTGGTTTCAGTAGATGATGAAGCACCTGGTTCTGGCACAATCTTCTCACTGCTCTCACTGACCAGTTGGACAATCTCTGAAATGGGGCAGAGTAAAGAACATCAGCTGTCCTTTAGTGGAGACTGATTCTTCTTTGCCTTGTTTAATAGTTATGGGTAATGACTAAGAAGGTAATACAATACTGCAATACACACTTAAGTCTTTACTTAACATAAAGTGTAAACTGCATAGATTTGATAAATTGCACAAAAATACCTTCCATTCTACTGGTGTCAAGGTTCTCCATTTTGATAAGAGGTGCCTCTGGCATATCTGCCATCTGTTTGGTATTCATCAGGAAAATGTTATTAGAAACATATCTCCCAAACCATTTGAAATATGAGAAAACAAATCATATATTTGACCGTGTCTATGACAACTGACCTGCATGCTCCCATCCTGGTCTGTTGCTGTGCGTCCTGAATCTCTCCAGTTGGTGACATCCTGCGTTAAGTTGCCCCTTTCACTGTCGGCAAAACAATCCTCCACTGCACCAGAAAACACAAACCCTTATAAACGTTACATATTCTACATGACCCATTCTTTTGAACGTGTtgaaatatgtttgtttttttactacaATATCCAATATATTCTACATGACCATTATTTTTAACGTGTTGAAATATGGTTTTAAAAAAGTCTGCCTGATGACTTTCCTACTAAGATCTCTCTTGCTCGGGCAACACGATTGGTGTCGCGCCTGTGAACTATGTGTCGCATGGCTCCGATTTTCTCTGTGCCCCGTTGAGAACTCTGGTATTTTGTCAAAAGCAGCTTCCTCCGCAGGTTGTCGATTTCTTTTTGACTATGTGAAATTTCCAAACGTAAAGCAGCATGGCCGTCATCTACAAGTTTGCAGATTTCGGCAACGGCTGCATTCGCCAAAACCTCAATGATGGAGGCTAGCTGAGCATGAAAGACGACGGTATCGGTCATGTTCTTGGCACTATGTCTAACTTAAACACTTATGTTATAGTAATTTGCATTGCAGCGTTCAATCAACGTCCTCAAAGTTCACACGGTATGCTTCAAACATAAATATATTTTATCTGTGGAGCTAGACACAATAAGGATTTTCCACAACAGTGGAATTTGCTgttcgccttcaaaataaatgtccttCATTGGAAGTGATTAAAATGGATACACATATTGTAATCATGACATATTTGGACTAGATAATGCTAAAGATGAAATAGCTAGTTCATTTGATACAAAAAAGTTACAATCTGTTTAAATCGCACTGtggatgtattatactttagaattgcattagGGGCGTactcagaagtttggacacacctttgcttatttgagctttgcttgccataatatggacttgatctttaccaaatatggctatcttctgtataccacccctaccttgtcacaacaccacTGATTGGATCAAAtgcattaagatggaaagaaattccacaaatggacttttaacaaggcaaacctgttagttgaaaagcattccaagtgactacctcatgaaggtggttgagaATGCAAAGCATGTGCAAAAATGTCatggcaaaggatggctactttgaagaatcgaaaatatattttgaatttgtttaacactttt
This genomic interval from Salvelinus alpinus chromosome 6, SLU_Salpinus.1, whole genome shotgun sequence contains the following:
- the LOC139579300 gene encoding zinc finger and SCAN domain-containing protein 5B-like isoform X2, with amino-acid sequence MQMADMPEAPLIKMENLDTSRMEEIVQLVSESSEKIVPEPGASSSTETTDLLDQQGNRHRAPDTSLNIEPGNQTFQHPASQYNRARQDHQVAEGVTWETDHQPISYSLSQWTENQDTDNPTVNAPHNAGPDSKRLSGHPERRGVSGNSGVCMSASGSLDWLPDVVMVDSVPIKVEADMSSEWSITGQEATSGEVCSDSRQLVDNRGRGGMESGQTKCPPDTQHAEQGTTVGSRSKMPDFNRLPSLNSFSSPSVTLLQVPQRGKAAPFPNFNISATSSPKGIEMQPQQLTSHSNKRQLRCSLCGKPFPQPAHLRRHMRVHTGEKPYGCSHCTKRFSHRHQLKMHERVHTGEKPFHCIYCGKCFTQSGHMKKHLLVHTGGRPQDVVLP
- the LOC139579300 gene encoding uncharacterized protein isoform X1; its protein translation is MNTKQMADMPEAPLIKMENLDTSRMEEIVQLVSESSEKIVPEPGASSSTETTDLLDQQGNRHRAPDTSLNIEPGNQTFQHPASQYNRARQDHQVAEGVTWETDHQPISYSLSQWTENQDTDNPTVNAPHNAGPDSKRLSGHPERRGVSGNSGVCMSASGSLDWLPDVVMVDSVPIKVEADMSSEWSITGQEATSGEVCSDSRQLVDNRGRGGMESGQTKCPPDTQHAEQGTTVGSRSKMPDFNRLPSLNSFSSPSVTLLQVPQRGKAAPFPNFNISATSSPKGIEMQPQQLTSHSNKRQLRCSLCGKPFPQPAHLRRHMRVHTGEKPYGCSHCTKRFSHRHQLKMHERVHTGEKPFHCIYCGKCFTQSGHMKKHLLVHTGGRPQDVVLP